Proteins from a genomic interval of Marmoricola sp. OAE513:
- a CDS encoding GNAT family N-acetyltransferase, which produces MLAAPTLRTERLVLRPFTSSDAADLYALHSNAFVLRYWDSPPWTEPARAESFLDGCRQLAEEGTGVRLAVESAGGFLGWCSLTRWNPAHRSAAIGFCYTETAWGHGFATEAAAALVEWAFESLDLHRVQAELDTRNVACARVLEKLGFVREGTLREDCVVNGVVSDSWVYGLLATDQLPGGPQHS; this is translated from the coding sequence ATGCTGGCAGCGCCGACCCTCAGGACCGAACGCCTCGTGCTGCGCCCGTTCACCTCCTCGGACGCGGCCGACCTGTACGCCCTGCACAGCAACGCGTTCGTGCTCCGGTACTGGGACTCGCCGCCCTGGACCGAACCCGCGCGGGCCGAGAGCTTCCTGGACGGCTGCCGACAGCTGGCCGAGGAGGGCACCGGCGTGCGTCTGGCCGTGGAGAGCGCGGGCGGCTTCCTCGGCTGGTGCAGCCTGACCCGCTGGAACCCGGCGCACCGCAGCGCAGCGATCGGTTTCTGCTACACCGAGACGGCCTGGGGACACGGCTTCGCGACGGAGGCCGCCGCGGCCCTCGTGGAGTGGGCCTTCGAATCGCTCGACCTCCATCGGGTCCAGGCAGAGCTCGATACCCGGAACGTCGCGTGCGCGCGTGTGCTCGAGAAGCTGGGCTTCGTCCGGGAGGGGACGTTGCGCGAGGACTGCGTCGTCAACGGCGTCGTGTCCGACTCCTGGGTCTACGGGCTGCTCGCGACCGATCAGCTCCCTGGAGGACCGCAGCACTCCTGA
- a CDS encoding SDR family oxidoreductase, with translation MPKPLHPDRRPAVVAGASSGIGATTALTLAAAGFPVALGARRVEKCAELVEQIRAEGGEAVAHPLDVTDQASVDAFAKAVESDLGPVEVLVSNAGHTAPGIIHEVSTERFASEIDLNLLGAHRLVRAFVPGMVERQRGDVLFVSSDVAVRARPFMSAYAAGKWGLEGMAHAMQQELEGSGIRISIVRPGPTWSEMGGDWDADAGAQVLTAWIKFGHARHSHFLKPAALANAIETVVSAPRGVHLNLIEVNPEAPLEEK, from the coding sequence ATGCCCAAACCTCTTCACCCCGACCGCCGCCCAGCGGTCGTCGCCGGAGCCTCGTCCGGGATCGGCGCCACCACGGCGCTCACCCTCGCGGCCGCCGGCTTCCCGGTCGCCCTCGGCGCTCGCCGCGTGGAGAAGTGCGCCGAGCTGGTCGAGCAGATCCGCGCGGAGGGTGGCGAGGCCGTCGCCCACCCGCTCGACGTCACCGACCAGGCCTCGGTCGACGCCTTCGCCAAGGCCGTCGAGTCCGACCTCGGTCCGGTCGAGGTGCTGGTCTCGAACGCCGGCCACACCGCGCCGGGGATCATCCACGAGGTCAGCACGGAGCGCTTCGCCTCCGAGATAGACCTGAACCTGCTCGGTGCCCACCGGTTGGTCCGTGCCTTCGTCCCCGGGATGGTCGAGCGCCAGCGGGGGGACGTGCTCTTCGTCAGCTCCGACGTGGCGGTGCGCGCCCGGCCGTTCATGTCGGCGTACGCGGCCGGCAAGTGGGGGCTCGAGGGCATGGCGCACGCGATGCAGCAGGAGCTCGAGGGATCGGGCATCCGGATCTCGATCGTCCGGCCAGGTCCGACCTGGAGCGAGATGGGCGGGGACTGGGACGCCGATGCGGGCGCACAGGTGCTCACCGCCTGGATCAAGTTCGGGCACGCACGCCACTCGCACTTCCTCAAGCCGGCGGCGCTCGCGAACGCCATCGAGACCGTCGTCAGTGCGCCGCGCGGCGTGCACCTGAACCTCATCGAAGTGAACCCCGAAGCACCGCTGGAGGAGAAATGA
- a CDS encoding cytochrome P450: protein MSISTSSMTGSGIDGIKEVSRRFPEDAHGHLEDLRDDPIDLLHRVREECGEIGRFRLADRDVVLVTGAEANEAFFRAPDEILDQAAAYPFMTPIFGKGVVFDTSPEQRSEALKNQALKGEMMRGHAATIENEINQMVADWGEEGEIDLLAFFAELTIYTTSACLIGMPFRSELDGRFAEYYHELERGTDALAYVDPYMKGVESFEIRDAARLKLVDLVQAIIDKRHVRGKVAREDRDLLDVLISLKNEDGTDHFTADQITGMFISMMFAGHHTSSGTAAWTLIELLRNPAAMADIVAELDHLYADGSEVSFQALRSIPNLEATLKETLRLHPPLILLLRVAQEDFEIGGHLLPAGTMVGASPRVSNRIAEDFPNPDAFDPGRYLDPNQADLQNRWTWIPFGAGKHRCVGNAFAMMQLKAIFSVLLRDYTFEMVLPSEEYKDDTSKMVIQLASPATVRYRRRSSSGVETP from the coding sequence ATGAGCATCTCGACAAGCTCGATGACCGGGAGCGGTATCGACGGCATCAAGGAGGTGTCGCGCCGGTTCCCCGAGGACGCGCACGGCCACCTCGAGGACCTCCGCGACGACCCGATCGACCTGCTGCACCGGGTGCGCGAGGAGTGCGGCGAGATCGGCCGCTTCCGGCTCGCCGACCGCGACGTCGTCCTGGTCACCGGAGCCGAGGCCAACGAGGCGTTCTTCCGGGCGCCCGACGAGATCCTCGACCAGGCCGCGGCGTACCCGTTCATGACGCCGATCTTCGGCAAGGGCGTCGTCTTCGACACCTCGCCCGAGCAGCGGTCGGAGGCGCTGAAGAACCAGGCGCTCAAGGGCGAGATGATGCGCGGCCACGCCGCGACCATCGAGAACGAGATCAACCAGATGGTCGCCGACTGGGGCGAGGAGGGGGAGATCGACCTGCTCGCGTTCTTCGCCGAGCTCACGATCTACACCACCTCGGCCTGCCTGATCGGCATGCCGTTCCGCTCCGAGCTCGACGGCCGGTTCGCGGAGTACTACCACGAGCTCGAGCGCGGCACCGATGCGTTGGCCTACGTCGACCCGTACATGAAGGGCGTCGAGTCCTTCGAGATCCGCGACGCCGCCCGGCTCAAGCTGGTCGACCTGGTGCAGGCGATCATCGACAAGCGCCATGTGCGCGGCAAGGTCGCCCGCGAGGACCGCGACCTGCTCGACGTCCTGATCTCGCTCAAGAACGAGGACGGCACCGACCACTTCACCGCGGACCAGATCACCGGCATGTTCATCTCGATGATGTTCGCCGGGCACCACACCTCGTCCGGTACGGCGGCGTGGACGCTGATCGAGCTGCTCCGCAACCCCGCAGCGATGGCCGACATCGTGGCCGAGCTCGACCACCTGTACGCCGACGGGTCGGAGGTCTCCTTCCAGGCGCTGCGTTCGATCCCGAACCTCGAGGCCACCCTGAAGGAGACGTTGCGGCTGCACCCGCCGCTGATCCTGCTGCTGCGCGTCGCCCAGGAGGACTTCGAGATCGGCGGGCACCTGCTGCCGGCCGGCACGATGGTCGGGGCCAGCCCGCGGGTCTCCAACCGGATCGCCGAGGACTTCCCGAACCCCGACGCGTTCGACCCCGGCCGCTACCTCGACCCGAACCAGGCCGACCTGCAGAACCGCTGGACCTGGATCCCGTTCGGCGCGGGCAAGCACCGCTGCGTCGGCAACGCCTTCGCGATGATGCAGCTCAAGGCGATCTTCTCGGTGCTGCTGCGTGACTACACCTTCGAGATGGTGCTGCCTTCGGAGGAGTACAAGGACGACACCTCGAAGATGGTGATCCAGCTCGCCAGCCCCGCCACCGTCCGCTACCGGCGCCGTTCGTCGAGCGGGGTCGAGACGCCGTGA
- a CDS encoding ferredoxin, whose amino-acid sequence MKVAADLELCQGHQMCQFEAPDVFGLNDAEDKVVLLDDNPPEDLRSQVQQAVKYCPAMALTLED is encoded by the coding sequence GTGAAGGTCGCAGCCGACCTGGAGCTGTGCCAGGGACACCAGATGTGCCAGTTCGAGGCACCTGACGTGTTCGGCCTCAACGACGCCGAGGACAAGGTCGTCCTGCTCGACGACAACCCGCCCGAGGACCTGCGGTCGCAGGTCCAGCAAGCCGTGAAGTACTGCCCTGCAATGGCTCTCACCCTGGAGGATTGA
- a CDS encoding nuclear transport factor 2 family protein yields MPDYTRAELEEFWDSWLAVNREAERIGDWRIMAEHYAVDATYGWMYAPDEHFMAVGRDQIRDWAIGIEMDGLDGWHYDYQASLIDDQKGMIVGFWKQKSGILDDSGKEFEILGIGGSWFGVERQTEGEDAGKLKFAWQRDWFDMPSTAHTFVEIIKANKAPETLLKRMAVSGHGVPGHYHYEDIPSPVWPPPVEAGNYLTQTPTDVSAGSTAEATEATA; encoded by the coding sequence ATGCCCGACTACACCCGCGCCGAGCTCGAGGAGTTCTGGGACTCCTGGCTGGCGGTCAACCGCGAGGCCGAGCGCATCGGCGACTGGCGGATCATGGCCGAGCACTACGCCGTCGATGCGACGTACGGCTGGATGTACGCCCCCGACGAGCACTTCATGGCGGTCGGTCGCGATCAGATCCGTGACTGGGCGATCGGTATCGAGATGGACGGCCTTGACGGCTGGCACTACGACTACCAGGCCTCGCTGATCGACGACCAGAAGGGAATGATCGTCGGCTTCTGGAAGCAGAAGTCCGGCATCCTCGACGACTCCGGCAAGGAGTTCGAGATCCTTGGCATCGGCGGATCCTGGTTCGGTGTCGAGCGTCAGACCGAGGGCGAGGATGCGGGCAAGCTCAAGTTCGCCTGGCAGCGCGACTGGTTCGACATGCCGTCGACCGCGCACACGTTCGTCGAGATCATCAAGGCGAACAAGGCTCCCGAGACGCTGCTCAAGCGGATGGCCGTCAGCGGTCACGGCGTCCCCGGGCACTACCACTACGAGGACATCCCCTCGCCGGTCTGGCCGCCGCCGGTCGAAGCCGGGAACTACCTGACCCAGACCCCGACCGACGTCTCCGCAGGCTCGACGGCCGAGGCCACGGAGGCGACGGCATGA
- a CDS encoding aldehyde dehydrogenase — protein MTTPAPLQLIDGKLTPASDGATYAILNPATGAEIGQAPDSTADDVEAAIAAARRAFDESDWSTNLELRVRCIRQLQKALYDNADDFKALTTAEVGMPGFMIGAAGFDGPVDGLTFVADTAESYEFETDLGVASPMGIPSRRTVRREPVGVVAAITPWNVPTQINLAKVAPALAAGCTVVLKPAPDTPWLAYELGRLVAEHTDIPAGVFNVVAPKSNEVAAVLTTDPRIDMVSFTGSTQTGRAIMAAAAPTLKKVFLELGGKSAAIALDDADVASVAGATAFAACIHAGQGCAITTRLVVPREKYDEAVQVAAATMESIGAKDPTDPGTICGPVISAVQRDRVEGYLKLALEEGGTFATGGSVIDQDGFWIQPTVVAGLDNSSRLAQEEIFGPVLVVIPHDGDDDAVRIANDSAYGLSGSVDSGDLARAKAVAARIRTGTLAVNGGVWFSPDAPFGGYKQSGIGREMGVAGFEEYLETKTIAEPA, from the coding sequence ATGACCACCCCCGCACCCCTGCAGCTGATCGACGGCAAGCTCACGCCGGCGAGCGACGGCGCGACGTACGCGATCCTCAACCCGGCCACCGGTGCCGAGATCGGCCAAGCACCGGACAGCACCGCGGACGACGTCGAGGCAGCGATCGCCGCGGCCCGGCGCGCCTTCGACGAGTCCGACTGGTCGACGAACCTCGAGCTGCGGGTGCGCTGCATCCGTCAGCTCCAGAAGGCGCTGTACGACAACGCCGACGACTTCAAGGCGCTCACCACTGCTGAGGTGGGCATGCCCGGTTTCATGATCGGTGCGGCCGGGTTCGACGGTCCGGTCGACGGGCTCACCTTCGTCGCCGACACCGCGGAGTCCTACGAGTTCGAGACCGACCTCGGCGTCGCCTCGCCGATGGGCATCCCGAGCCGCCGGACGGTCCGCCGCGAGCCGGTCGGCGTCGTCGCGGCGATCACACCGTGGAACGTCCCGACGCAGATCAACCTCGCGAAGGTCGCCCCGGCTCTGGCGGCCGGGTGCACCGTCGTGCTCAAGCCTGCTCCGGACACCCCGTGGCTGGCCTACGAGCTCGGGCGCCTGGTGGCGGAGCACACCGACATCCCGGCGGGCGTCTTCAACGTCGTCGCGCCGAAGTCGAACGAGGTCGCCGCGGTGCTGACGACCGACCCGCGGATCGACATGGTCTCCTTCACCGGCTCGACGCAGACCGGTCGCGCGATCATGGCCGCCGCTGCTCCGACGCTGAAGAAGGTGTTCCTCGAGCTCGGCGGAAAATCCGCCGCGATCGCGCTCGACGACGCCGACGTCGCCTCGGTCGCCGGTGCCACCGCGTTCGCCGCCTGCATCCACGCCGGCCAGGGCTGCGCGATCACCACCCGTCTGGTCGTGCCGCGCGAGAAGTACGACGAGGCCGTCCAGGTCGCCGCGGCGACGATGGAGTCGATCGGCGCCAAGGACCCGACGGACCCCGGCACGATCTGCGGGCCGGTGATCTCCGCGGTCCAGCGCGACCGCGTCGAGGGCTACCTCAAGCTCGCGCTCGAGGAGGGCGGCACCTTCGCCACCGGTGGGTCGGTCATCGATCAGGACGGGTTCTGGATCCAGCCGACCGTCGTCGCCGGGCTCGACAACTCCTCGCGTCTGGCGCAGGAGGAGATCTTCGGGCCGGTGCTCGTCGTCATCCCGCACGACGGGGACGACGACGCGGTCCGGATCGCCAACGACTCGGCGTACGGGCTCTCGGGGTCGGTCGACTCCGGCGACCTCGCCCGCGCGAAGGCCGTGGCTGCTCGGATCCGTACCGGCACGCTCGCAGTGAACGGCGGAGTCTGGTTCAGCCCGGACGCGCCGTTCGGTGGCTACAAGCAGTCCGGCATCGGCCGGGAGATGGGCGTCGCCGGGTTCGAGGAGTACCTGGAGACCAAGACCATCGCCGAACCCGCGTAG
- a CDS encoding SDR family oxidoreductase, with amino-acid sequence MRFENKVVIVTGAAQGIGEAYAKALAAEGASVVVADLNEDSGKQVVAAIEEAGGKAIFVRTDVSDAESANAMAEATMSAYGRIDGLINNAAIYGDMAFDLLITVDWDYYKKFMSVNLDGSLVVTRAVYGHMAKTGGGSIVNQSSTASWLYSGFYGLAKAATNSLTQQLAHELGGQGIRVNAIAPGPVDTEATRTQAGDAAHDIVKNSLAIKRIGQVEDMVGAALFLLSDESSWVTAQILAVDGGQVFRS; translated from the coding sequence ATGCGTTTCGAGAACAAGGTCGTCATCGTCACCGGCGCTGCCCAGGGCATCGGCGAGGCGTACGCCAAGGCGCTCGCCGCCGAGGGTGCCTCGGTCGTCGTCGCCGACCTCAACGAGGACTCCGGCAAGCAGGTCGTCGCGGCGATCGAGGAGGCCGGCGGCAAGGCCATCTTCGTCCGCACCGACGTCTCCGACGCCGAGTCCGCCAACGCGATGGCCGAGGCGACGATGTCGGCGTACGGGCGCATCGACGGCCTGATCAACAACGCGGCCATCTACGGCGACATGGCCTTCGACCTGCTGATCACGGTCGACTGGGACTACTACAAGAAGTTCATGAGCGTGAACCTCGACGGATCGCTGGTGGTGACGCGTGCGGTCTACGGCCACATGGCGAAGACCGGCGGCGGCTCCATCGTCAACCAGTCCTCGACCGCGTCGTGGCTGTACTCGGGCTTCTACGGTCTGGCCAAGGCTGCGACCAACAGCCTGACCCAGCAGCTCGCCCACGAGCTCGGCGGCCAGGGCATCCGGGTCAACGCGATCGCGCCGGGCCCGGTGGACACCGAGGCGACCCGCACCCAGGCCGGCGACGCCGCGCACGACATCGTCAAGAACAGCCTGGCAATCAAGCGGATCGGGCAGGTCGAGGACATGGTCGGCGCCGCACTGTTCCTGCTCTCCGACGAGTCGTCGTGGGTCACCGCGCAGATCCTCGCCGTCGACGGCGGTCAGGTGTTCCGCTCGTGA